Below is a genomic region from Sulfitobacter guttiformis.
AATCATCGGGCTCATGCGGGACGGCAAACGCCGCTATGGTCGTGCACAAAACTCTGAACTGCGCGCAGGCGATGCTATCGTCCTTGAGGCAACGCCGGACGCACTCGACGAATTCCGGTCAACCCTTGATCTGGCAGTTGCGGACCAGGAGCGCGAAGAAAGCCTGCGCGCAGACGGCGAAGGCGTCGAAATTATCGAAGTTGTCGTCACCGGCGAAAGTCGCCTTGCAGGGCGCACAGCACAAAAAGTGGGGCTGGCGTGGCGCCAACGCACCGTCTTGCTGGGAATATCGCGGCGCGGCCGCAAAATCACCTCGCAGTTGCGCAAGACCGAGTTGAAGCCCGGCGACATCCTGTTGTTGTTGGTTCCCCGCGACACAGGCGATGATGTCTCCGAATGGCTAGGAGTGCTGCCTCTTGCGAACCGCGGCCTCGCGGTTACCGAAAACAGCAAGGTCTGGCTTGCCATCGGTTTGTTTGCGGGTGCCGTTACAGCCGCGTCTCTGGGTCTGGTCTATCTACCCGTCGCCCTCGGGATCGTCGTTGTCGCATATGTTCTTGCCAAAATTGTCCCCCTGTCAGAGCTCTACACACACATCGAATGGCCGGTGATCGTACTCTTGGGCTCAATGATTCCCTTGGGGGCCGCGCTGGAGAAATCAGGCGGGACCGAGCTTATCGCGGGCTCGCTGGTGACCCTCACGCAGGGTATGCCTGCATGGGCCGTGCTGACAGTGCTGATGATTGTAACGATGACCTTGTCGGATGTACTTAATAATACCGCCACGACCATTGTTGCAGCCCCTGTCGGCATCCAGATGGCACAGACCCTCGACGTGAACCCCGACCCTTTCCTTATGGCCGTGGCCATCGCTGCGTCCTCTGCCTTCCTGACCCCGATCGGGCACAAGAATAACACTCTGATCCTCGGGCCGGGCGGTTACGGATTTGGGGATTATTGGCGCATCGGTCTGCCACTCGAAATAATCGTGGTTGCAGTCTCTATCCCTGCGATTCTAGTGTTCTGGCCCCTTTGAATTGGCAACAGCTCTGGGCGCGGTTTCCCATTGTTCCTTTCCGATAGGTTTAGGAGGGCAGTCAGGCCCTTACCTGCCTGTCACCAGATGAGCGGAATGATCGCGCTGACAATCAGGGACATCGACAGATTCAGCGGAATACCCACGCGCATGAAGTCAGTGAACTTATAGCCGCCGGGCCCGTAAACCAGCGTGTTTGTCTGATAGCCAATCGGCGTGGCGAAGGCGCAGGACGCTGCGATCATTACCGCCACCACCAGTCCGCGGGCATCCATACCCAGCGCATCCGCCAGCGAAATGGCAATCGGGGTCATAATAACAGCCACTGCATTGTTCGAGACAATCTCGGTTAGAATAGTGGTCAGCAGAAAAACACAGAAAATAACCATCCCGGGTGGCAGCGTCCCCAGCGCGGGAGATATGGCGTCGACGATCATCTGCACCGCCCCTGTATGCTGAAGTGCTGCCCCGACACACAGCATCGAAAAAATCAGCGCCAGCAGGCGGCCGTCGATGAACGAGAATGCCTCGTCCGCATCGATACAGCCCGAAACGAGCACAACAGCCACGGCAATCACCGCCAGCATCAGGATCGGTGCCACGTTGAGCGCCGCAAGGATCACAATCGCTGCGAGGGCAGCGATAGCAATGGGCGCATGACCGCGACGATAGGCACGCTGTGACGGCGTGCTCACGTCAACCATGTCCATATCTACAGCAAGGCGGTTAATGTCCTCTGCGGCACCTTCTAGCAGCAGCGTGTCGCCCACGCGCACCACCATGTCATCCAGTTGCCGCCCGATGTTTTGGTTCCGGCGGTGCACCGCCAACGGATACACCCCGTAGCGCCGCCGCAACCGCAGCGCACCAAGGCTGCGACCGATCATCTTGCACCCCGGTGTGATCAATACCTCTACGGTAGTTGTCTCGACCGCCGATACCTGATCGACGCGCTTAAGCTCGGGCGTGGCTTGCAGGCTCAATAGCTCTGCCATTTGGGTTCGCAACACCACGCGGTCGCCAGTTTGCAGAACAACATCCTTGAGAATGCGCCGCAGTGAGGCATCTCCACGCACGACGTCGATAAGACGCACGCCGTCACGTTTGAACAACTGCACGTCAAGAACTTCGCGGCCGATCAGGTTGCTGTCCTGCGGAATCACCGCCTCGGAGAAAAACTTCATCTTCGACCGGTCACTCAGCATTCCAGCCATGCTGTCACGCTCGGGCAGCAGCCGTCGTCCGATAGTAGCCATATAGATGAGGCCCCACGTACAAACGACCAGACCGATAGGCAATATCTCGAAAATGCCAAACGGCTCGAGGCCTTGGGCGCGCGCGACCCCGTCCACCAACAGGTTTGTCGAGGTCCCGATGAGCGTGAGAGAGCCGCCCATGATCGCAGCATAACTCAGCGGAATCAGCAGCTTTGATGCCTTTGTTCCAAGTGTCTTCGACAATTGCACCACGACCGGGATCATCACGACTACAACGGGTGTATTATTCATGATAGCGGAGGCACCCATCACCGACAGGATCACACCGACCACCGCCAGCTTCGGGTTGGTGCGGGCGTATTTTTCCGCCATACTCGTGAGCACTTCGAGCGCGCCGGTGCGCACCAACGCACCCATAACGATAAACATCGCAGCAATTGTCCAAGGTGCCGAATTCGACAGCACCATGCGCGCATCATCATAGGGCAACAATCCAAATGCCAGAAGCGATGCCGCCCCCGCAAGCGCGACCACTTCCGTAGGCAGCGTTTCGCGCAAGAACATGATAAACATGATCGCAACGATAGTTAGCGCCAGAATTGCCTGCGAGAATTGAGAAAGTTCAAAGAGTTGCATTGGACCGCCTTTGATAAGTGATCAAGTGTCGCTGATTGTCGTTACTGCTTCAAGGGCTGCTTTGGGGCGCGGCTGGACCAGATACATACCAGCAAACATCGCCGCGAGCGCCAGCCAGATCGCACTTGAGAAGGCCTCACCCAAGACAAGCCACGCCCAGAACAGGCCAAAACCTGTCACCATATAGCTGACCTGAACCGCGAAAACGGCCCCTGCACGCCCCACCAGCCAAACATAACTGGCATATACCAATACATGGATCAGCGAGGCT
It encodes:
- a CDS encoding SLC13 family permease — protein: MQLFELSQFSQAILALTIVAIMFIMFLRETLPTEVVALAGAASLLAFGLLPYDDARMVLSNSAPWTIAAMFIVMGALVRTGALEVLTSMAEKYARTNPKLAVVGVILSVMGASAIMNNTPVVVVMIPVVVQLSKTLGTKASKLLIPLSYAAIMGGSLTLIGTSTNLLVDGVARAQGLEPFGIFEILPIGLVVCTWGLIYMATIGRRLLPERDSMAGMLSDRSKMKFFSEAVIPQDSNLIGREVLDVQLFKRDGVRLIDVVRGDASLRRILKDVVLQTGDRVVLRTQMAELLSLQATPELKRVDQVSAVETTTVEVLITPGCKMIGRSLGALRLRRRYGVYPLAVHRRNQNIGRQLDDMVVRVGDTLLLEGAAEDINRLAVDMDMVDVSTPSQRAYRRGHAPIAIAALAAIVILAALNVAPILMLAVIAVAVVLVSGCIDADEAFSFIDGRLLALIFSMLCVGAALQHTGAVQMIVDAISPALGTLPPGMVIFCVFLLTTILTEIVSNNAVAVIMTPIAISLADALGMDARGLVVAVMIAASCAFATPIGYQTNTLVYGPGGYKFTDFMRVGIPLNLSMSLIVSAIIPLIW
- a CDS encoding SLC13 family permease; this translates as MTQDQIILFCLFGAVFGMLLWGRFRYDIVAFSALLAGVVLGVVDSKDAFDGFGHPATLVVALVLVVSAGLVRSGAVLLITRTLIDSSRSLGAHITLMGAVGGILSAFMNNVAALALLMPVDIQTARKAGRAPGLSLMPLSFATILGGMVTLIGTPPNIIIAAIREESLGAPFKMFDFAPVGGIAAIAGLTFVALVGWRFIPAREDASISAEDLDAYIAELVVPEGSKHIGKRLSELEEEADKSDVTIIGLMRDGKRRYGRAQNSELRAGDAIVLEATPDALDEFRSTLDLAVADQEREESLRADGEGVEIIEVVVTGESRLAGRTAQKVGLAWRQRTVLLGISRRGRKITSQLRKTELKPGDILLLLVPRDTGDDVSEWLGVLPLANRGLAVTENSKVWLAIGLFAGAVTAASLGLVYLPVALGIVVVAYVLAKIVPLSELYTHIEWPVIVLLGSMIPLGAALEKSGGTELIAGSLVTLTQGMPAWAVLTVLMIVTMTLSDVLNNTATTIVAAPVGIQMAQTLDVNPDPFLMAVAIAASSAFLTPIGHKNNTLILGPGGYGFGDYWRIGLPLEIIVVAVSIPAILVFWPL